A genomic segment from Nicotiana tabacum cultivar K326 chromosome 9, ASM71507v2, whole genome shotgun sequence encodes:
- the LOC107765025 gene encoding zinc finger BED domain-containing protein RICESLEEPER 2-like, with protein sequence MQDGLKEIDVSVKCVRQVVRYVRSSQQRTLKFRECCAHQEVECSKTLCLDVPTRCNSTYLMLATAQNFEKAFDKLHLFDDGFSTHLCTHAFEDGNVAGPFVCDDWVNVRNVIKFLEIFHELTEKVSGSRYVTSNCHFEDICELDSHLKACLASDDTNLNPHNKLEYVGFALEEIFGEGPGKKLTAEVDAYLNSLFGDGNVRTKSVRTKQLLKRQKEDSGSVGAKSELERYISEGPEPLSDDSDDFKILDWWKINAPRFPILSELARDVLAIPISSVASECAFSNGGRILDSFRSSLTPRLVQSLVCVQDWFRCEGTPINVVEDLEFLEQIELGKILRYMSVLVKISLLCKFK encoded by the exons ATGCAAGATGGTTTGAAGGAAATTGATGTTTCTGTAAAATGTGTTAGACAAGTTGTGAGGTATGTGAGATCATCTCAGCAAAGGACCTTAAAGTTTAGGGAATGTTGTGCACATCAAGAGGTAGAATGTAGCAAAACATTATGTTTGGATGTTCCTACAAGGTGTAATTCCACCTACTTGATGTTGGCAACAGCGCAAAATTTTGAgaaggcctttgacaagcttcATCTTTTTGATGATGGATTTTCTACTCATCTTTGTACGCATGCTTTTGAAGATGGGAATGTTGCGGGTCCATTTGTATGTGATGATTGGGTGAATGTGAGAAACGTGATAAAGTTTCTTGAAATATTTCACGAGCTCACCGAAAAAGTTTCAGGTTCACGTTATGTCACTTCTAATTGTCATTTTGAGGATATATGTGAGCTTGATAGTCATTTGAAAGCTTGTTTAGCTAGTGATGATACTAATTTGA ATCCTCATAACAAATTAGAGTATGTTGGTTTTGCACTTGAGGAAATATTTGGGGAGGGACCAGGGAAGAAATTAACTGCCGAAGTGGATGCTTATTTGAATTCTTTGTTTGGAGa TGGGAATGTGAGAACAAAATCTGTGAGAACAAAGCAATTGTTAAAAAGGCAAAAGGAAGACTCCGGAAGTGTAGGTGCTAAATCTGAGTTAGAAAGATATATTAGTGAAGGACCAGAGCCATTGTCTGATGATTCTGATGACTTTAAAATCTTAGATTGGTGGAAAATTAATGCGCCTCGATTTCCTATTCTATCTGAGCTAGCTCGTGATGTATTAGCCATTCCAATTTCAAGTGTTGCATCGGAATGTGCATTTAGTAACGGTGGCCgcattcttgattcatttaggagttcattgactcctCGGTTGGTGCAAAGTCTTGTTTGTGTTCAAGATTGGTTTAGATGTGAGGGTACTCCTATTAATGTTGTAgaagatttggagtttcttgagCAAATTGAACTTGGTAAGATTTTGCGTTATATGAGTGTTTTAGTGAAAATTAGTTTACTTTGTAAGTTTAAATGA